The following proteins are co-located in the Diaphorobacter sp. HDW4B genome:
- a CDS encoding MFS transporter → MSSSAPSRPSAVAAPRPMSGEEKKVIFASSLGTVFEWYDFYLYGSLAAIIAKQFFSGLDAGSAFIFALLAFAAGFLVRPFGAIVFGRLGDMIGRKYTFLVTILIMGISTFIVGILPTYASIGVAAPIILVALRMLQGLALGGEYGGAATYVAEHAPHGARGAYTSWIQTTATLGLFLSLLVILGTRTALGEEAFNAWGWRIPFMVSILLLGISVWIRLSLSESPAFQRMKAEGKTSKAPLAESFGQWKNLKVVLLALFGLTAGQAVVWYTGQFYSLFFLTQQLKVDAITANLMIAAALLIGTPFFVIFGTLSDKIGRKPIIMIGCLLAVLTYFPAFKMLTNAANPDLAKAQATAAITVTADPKTCSFQGNPVAREIDFKSSCDIAKRFLVANSVSYENTPGPAGSPAVVKIGDKTVTAPEGVVVNHKFDEATVAAIAAFKKEVVEDLKLAGYPAKADPAKMNKIMMLVILAYLVLLVTMVYGPIAAMLVEMFPTRIRYTSMSLPYHIGNGWFGGLLPTTAFAIVASTGNMYNGLWYPIVIAGMTFIIGTLFIRETKDVDIYAND, encoded by the coding sequence ATGAGCAGCAGTGCACCGTCCCGGCCGTCCGCAGTGGCAGCGCCACGGCCGATGAGCGGCGAAGAGAAGAAGGTTATCTTCGCATCCTCGCTAGGTACCGTTTTCGAGTGGTACGACTTCTATCTGTACGGGTCGCTCGCGGCCATCATCGCCAAGCAGTTCTTCAGCGGTCTGGACGCTGGCTCGGCGTTCATCTTCGCGCTGCTGGCTTTTGCTGCGGGCTTCCTGGTGCGTCCGTTCGGCGCCATCGTGTTCGGCCGTCTGGGCGACATGATCGGCCGCAAGTACACCTTCCTCGTGACCATCCTGATCATGGGTATCTCGACGTTCATCGTCGGTATCCTGCCCACCTACGCCAGCATCGGCGTGGCGGCTCCGATCATCCTGGTGGCTCTGCGCATGCTGCAGGGTCTGGCGCTGGGCGGTGAGTACGGCGGTGCGGCTACTTATGTGGCCGAGCACGCTCCTCACGGCGCTCGCGGTGCCTACACCTCCTGGATTCAAACCACTGCCACGCTGGGCCTGTTCCTGTCGCTGCTGGTGATTCTGGGCACACGTACCGCTCTGGGCGAAGAAGCGTTCAATGCCTGGGGCTGGCGCATTCCGTTCATGGTCTCGATTCTGCTGCTGGGCATCTCGGTGTGGATTCGTCTGTCGCTGTCCGAGTCGCCTGCGTTCCAGCGCATGAAGGCTGAAGGCAAGACCTCCAAGGCACCTCTGGCGGAATCCTTTGGTCAATGGAAGAACCTGAAGGTCGTGCTGCTGGCGCTGTTCGGTCTGACGGCTGGTCAAGCCGTGGTCTGGTACACCGGCCAGTTCTACTCGCTGTTCTTCCTGACGCAACAGCTCAAGGTCGATGCGATCACCGCCAACCTGATGATCGCTGCCGCGCTGTTGATCGGCACACCGTTCTTCGTGATCTTCGGTACGCTGTCCGACAAGATCGGCCGCAAGCCCATCATCATGATCGGTTGCCTGCTGGCCGTGCTGACTTACTTCCCGGCATTCAAGATGCTGACCAACGCTGCCAACCCGGATCTGGCCAAGGCCCAGGCCACTGCCGCCATCACGGTGACTGCCGATCCCAAGACCTGCTCGTTCCAGGGCAACCCAGTGGCTCGCGAAATCGACTTCAAGAGCTCCTGCGACATCGCCAAGCGTTTCCTGGTGGCCAACTCGGTCAGCTATGAAAACACCCCTGGCCCTGCCGGTTCTCCTGCTGTCGTGAAGATTGGCGACAAGACCGTGACCGCTCCCGAAGGCGTGGTGGTGAACCACAAGTTCGATGAAGCCACCGTGGCCGCCATCGCTGCGTTCAAGAAGGAAGTCGTCGAAGATCTGAAGCTGGCCGGTTATCCGGCCAAGGCGGATCCAGCGAAGATGAACAAGATCATGATGCTCGTCATCCTGGCCTACCTCGTGCTGCTGGTGACCATGGTGTACGGCCCGATCGCCGCGATGCTGGTGGAAATGTTCCCGACCCGCATCCGCTACACCTCCATGTCGCTGCCGTATCACATCGGCAATGGCTGGTTCGGCGGTCTGCTGCCCACCACCGCGTTCGCCATCGTGGCCTCCACCGGCAACATGTACAACGGTCTCTGGTATCCGATCGTGATCGCAGGCATGACCTTCATCATCGGCACGCTGTTCATCCGCGAAACCAAGGATGTGGACATCTACGCCAACGACTGA
- a CDS encoding porin, whose translation MQTSSRLLLASLALLSTSAAFAQSSVTVYGRVNTSVERQKVGDVSATVMQNNASRFGFRGTEDLGGGLKAGFVLESGFNSDTGTSDGRGFFARQSEVNLGGNFGQVRLGRWTAPSYFATADYISMHNHDTGTSADAFYAYVMNDVATNSNGVSYKTPTFGGFDVELGTGLNEKNTAKYGKKNVYDLAANYEGGPLALGLGATKFDQSNQFAVRGLYKIGSQFLVGAYVQRSKNWGFDQVSSNAGGSRTAYRLSGAYLLGANEFHLNVGRAGKMKNIAESQALQYTLGYNYNLSKRTKVYAFYTKVDNKDGASYMSGAAGADFSSFAVGVRHNF comes from the coding sequence ATGCAAACATCCAGCCGTCTGTTGCTCGCATCCCTGGCTCTGCTGAGCACTTCTGCCGCTTTCGCTCAAAGCAGCGTTACCGTTTACGGTCGTGTGAACACCTCCGTCGAGCGCCAGAAGGTGGGCGATGTGAGCGCCACCGTGATGCAGAACAACGCTTCGCGTTTCGGCTTCCGTGGCACGGAAGATCTGGGCGGTGGCCTGAAGGCTGGTTTCGTTCTGGAATCCGGTTTCAACTCCGACACCGGCACGTCCGATGGCCGTGGTTTCTTTGCTCGTCAAAGCGAAGTGAACCTGGGTGGTAACTTCGGTCAAGTGCGTCTGGGCCGCTGGACTGCTCCTTCGTACTTCGCCACTGCTGATTACATCAGCATGCACAACCACGACACCGGTACATCCGCAGACGCGTTCTACGCCTACGTGATGAACGACGTGGCAACCAACTCCAATGGCGTGAGCTACAAGACTCCGACATTCGGTGGTTTCGACGTTGAACTGGGCACTGGCCTGAACGAAAAGAACACTGCCAAGTACGGCAAGAAGAACGTGTATGACTTGGCCGCCAACTACGAAGGTGGTCCTCTGGCTCTGGGTCTGGGTGCAACCAAGTTCGACCAATCGAACCAGTTCGCTGTTCGCGGCCTGTACAAGATCGGTTCGCAATTCCTGGTGGGCGCATACGTGCAGCGCAGCAAGAACTGGGGCTTTGACCAAGTGTCCTCCAACGCAGGTGGCAGCCGTACCGCTTACCGTCTGTCCGGCGCTTACCTGCTGGGTGCAAACGAGTTCCACCTGAACGTCGGCCGCGCTGGCAAGATGAAGAACATCGCCGAATCGCAAGCTCTGCAGTACACACTGGGCTACAACTACAACCTGAGCAAGCGCACCAAGGTCTACGCTTTCTACACGAAGGTTGACAACAAGGACGGCGCTTCCTACATGTCCGGCGCTGCCGGTGCTGACTTCAGCTCGTTCGCCGTCGGCGTTCGCCACAATTTCTAA
- a CDS encoding ABC transporter substrate-binding protein: MYRCKRLSAMVVAMAAGFFFAGVPATTQAQNIRIGQTTGITGSAAATVKESMQGAALYFHQVNAQGGIAGRKIELITLDDKFDPALTLENAYVLIEEKKVVALFMPTGTPNTQLLVPTLDKFSIPLVGPTTGAMVLHRPVATNLFHVRAPYQREVEMAIGHLVRQGSTRIGVLHVDDTSGDDGLAGAMKGFKQNQLEPLFIETFDRNKPDFSASAPRIMGKQPQAVIVIGSGSPAVEAILALRKVGYGSHIVTLSNNASSGFIKALGDKARGIIVTQVFPSERSTAKPLIQEMQLAARAQNVTGISPAMVEGYASAKVLVEGLRRAAPNIDRTHLHDALESIRQYDLGGMELNYSSTNHSGLEYTELSIIGPNGRFQR; this comes from the coding sequence ATGTATCGCTGCAAGCGCCTGTCCGCCATGGTTGTTGCCATGGCCGCAGGCTTTTTTTTCGCGGGTGTGCCCGCCACCACGCAGGCCCAGAACATCCGCATCGGGCAGACCACCGGCATCACCGGCTCAGCCGCCGCGACGGTCAAGGAGTCCATGCAAGGCGCGGCGCTGTACTTCCATCAGGTCAATGCGCAGGGCGGCATCGCAGGGCGGAAGATCGAGCTCATCACGCTCGATGACAAGTTCGATCCCGCGTTGACGCTGGAGAACGCCTACGTGCTCATCGAAGAGAAAAAAGTGGTTGCGCTCTTCATGCCCACCGGCACGCCCAACACGCAGCTGCTGGTGCCGACGCTCGACAAGTTCAGCATTCCGCTGGTCGGCCCCACAACGGGCGCGATGGTGCTGCACCGTCCGGTGGCGACGAATCTCTTTCACGTTCGTGCGCCCTATCAGCGCGAGGTGGAAATGGCCATCGGTCATCTGGTGCGTCAGGGCTCGACGCGCATCGGCGTGCTGCATGTCGATGACACCTCGGGCGACGATGGACTTGCCGGTGCGATGAAAGGCTTCAAGCAGAACCAGCTGGAGCCGCTGTTCATCGAAACCTTCGACCGCAACAAGCCGGATTTCTCGGCCAGCGCGCCGCGCATCATGGGCAAGCAACCGCAGGCGGTGATCGTGATCGGCTCGGGATCGCCCGCCGTCGAGGCCATTCTCGCGCTGCGCAAGGTGGGCTACGGCAGCCACATCGTCACGCTGTCCAACAACGCGTCCAGCGGCTTCATCAAGGCGCTGGGCGACAAGGCGCGCGGCATCATCGTCACGCAGGTGTTTCCGTCGGAGCGCTCGACCGCCAAGCCGCTGATCCAGGAAATGCAGCTCGCGGCCCGCGCGCAGAACGTCACCGGCATCTCCCCCGCCATGGTGGAGGGTTATGCGAGTGCCAAGGTGCTGGTCGAAGGACTGCGCCGCGCCGCGCCCAACATCGACCGCACCCATCTGCATGATGCACTGGAGAGCATCCGCCAGTACGACCTCGGCGGCATGGAGCTGAACTACAGCAGCACCAACCATTCGGGCCTCGAATACACCGAGCTGTCCATCATCGGACCGAATGGGCGCTTTCAACGCTGA
- a CDS encoding ABC transporter substrate-binding protein: protein MIHSKRRHAMAAMAAGLLFSSLPSIAQAQSQPILIGQTVGVTGSAAATVKESMQGAELYFNHVNAQGGIAGKKIEVVTLDDKFDPKLTLDNARTLIEEKHVTALFMPRGTPHTQDLIPLLDRYGVPLVGPSTGAMTLHQPVPKNIFHVRATYQREVEMAIDHMVSQGQSRFAVLHVDDTFGQDGLAGAQKGFATHKLEPTAIETFNRSKPDFSASAPRILASKAQVTFVIGTGSAVVDGIVALRNAGYGGQIITLSNNASGGFVKALGDKARGIIVTQVFPSERSMAYPLIQELQRVAKSQGVTDTSPAMVEGFASAKVLVEGLRRAAPNIDRARLHGALESMSKYDIGGLELSYGPSDHTGMNFADLSIIGTDGKFRR from the coding sequence ATGATTCATAGCAAGCGTCGGCATGCCATGGCTGCGATGGCGGCCGGTCTTTTGTTCTCCAGCTTGCCAAGCATCGCGCAGGCCCAGTCGCAGCCGATTCTGATCGGCCAGACCGTTGGCGTGACCGGCTCTGCCGCCGCGACCGTCAAGGAATCCATGCAGGGCGCGGAGCTGTATTTCAACCACGTCAATGCGCAAGGCGGCATCGCCGGCAAGAAGATCGAAGTCGTCACGCTTGATGACAAGTTTGACCCCAAGCTCACGCTCGACAACGCGCGCACGCTGATCGAAGAAAAGCATGTCACCGCGCTCTTCATGCCGCGCGGCACGCCGCACACGCAGGATTTGATTCCGCTGCTCGACAGGTACGGCGTGCCACTGGTCGGCCCGTCCACAGGCGCGATGACACTGCACCAACCCGTGCCCAAGAACATCTTCCATGTGCGCGCCACCTACCAGCGCGAAGTGGAAATGGCCATCGACCACATGGTGAGCCAGGGCCAGTCGCGCTTTGCCGTGCTGCATGTGGATGACACCTTCGGGCAGGACGGCCTCGCCGGTGCGCAAAAGGGCTTCGCGACGCACAAGCTGGAGCCCACCGCCATCGAGACCTTCAACCGCAGCAAGCCTGACTTCTCGGCCAGCGCGCCACGCATTCTGGCGAGCAAGGCGCAGGTGACCTTCGTGATCGGCACAGGCTCTGCCGTGGTCGATGGCATCGTCGCACTGCGCAACGCGGGCTACGGCGGGCAGATCATCACGCTGTCCAACAACGCCTCTGGCGGCTTCGTGAAGGCGCTGGGCGACAAGGCACGCGGCATCATCGTCACGCAGGTGTTCCCGTCCGAGCGCTCCATGGCCTATCCGCTGATCCAGGAGCTGCAACGCGTGGCCAAATCGCAGGGCGTGACCGACACGTCGCCCGCCATGGTCGAAGGCTTTGCGAGCGCCAAGGTGCTCGTGGAAGGCCTGCGTCGCGCGGCCCCCAACATCGACCGCGCCAGGCTGCATGGCGCGCTGGAGAGCATGAGCAAGTACGACATCGGCGGTCTCGAACTCTCCTACGGTCCCAGCGACCACACGGGGATGAACTTCGCCGACCTGTCCATCATCGGCACGGATGGCAAGTTCCGCCGCTGA
- a CDS encoding ABC transporter substrate-binding protein yields the protein MKSWSKAAAWAAFALGMGASAAQAQIVIGQTAGFSGVVAAGVQETTDGAKLYLDSVNARGGVNGQKIELLSMDDKFDPKLAGENARTLIEEKHVTAMFLTRGTPHNEAIVPHLNKHGVALIAPSTGAMVLHKPLQKNVFNVRATYQREAEKAITHLASLGISRIGVIATDDSFGADGLAGAKRGFELSKMTPVVLEKVDRAKPEFGPIAAKIAQANAQAVLILASGNTVVDGYNAYRKAGSGAQLVTLSNNASSGFVKSLGENARGVIVTQVFPSERAGNSPLVREALDLAKAKGKEVSPAMLEGYAAAKVLVEALRRAGPKPTRDKIGPALESMQKFDIGGLEVSYSADDHTGLDFADLSIVGTDGKFRR from the coding sequence ATGAAGAGCTGGAGCAAGGCCGCAGCATGGGCTGCGTTCGCCTTAGGGATGGGTGCGAGCGCCGCACAGGCGCAGATCGTGATCGGGCAGACGGCGGGTTTCAGCGGCGTCGTGGCCGCAGGCGTGCAGGAAACGACGGACGGCGCCAAGCTGTACCTCGACAGCGTCAATGCACGCGGCGGCGTGAACGGACAGAAGATCGAACTGCTGTCCATGGACGACAAGTTCGATCCCAAGCTCGCTGGTGAAAACGCACGCACGCTGATCGAGGAAAAGCACGTGACCGCCATGTTCCTCACGCGCGGCACGCCGCACAACGAAGCCATCGTGCCGCATCTGAACAAACACGGTGTGGCGCTGATTGCACCGTCCACCGGCGCGATGGTGCTGCACAAGCCGCTGCAGAAGAACGTCTTCAATGTGCGCGCCACCTACCAGCGCGAAGCCGAAAAGGCGATCACGCATCTGGCATCGCTCGGCATCAGCCGCATCGGCGTGATCGCGACCGATGACAGCTTTGGCGCTGATGGCCTCGCTGGTGCCAAGCGTGGCTTCGAGCTTTCGAAGATGACACCCGTGGTGCTCGAAAAAGTGGACCGCGCCAAGCCCGAATTCGGCCCCATCGCCGCGAAGATCGCTCAGGCAAACGCACAGGCCGTGCTGATTCTGGCTTCGGGCAACACCGTGGTCGATGGCTACAACGCCTATCGCAAGGCCGGATCGGGCGCACAGCTCGTGACCCTGTCCAACAACGCCTCGTCCGGCTTTGTGAAAAGCCTGGGCGAAAACGCACGCGGCGTGATCGTCACGCAGGTGTTCCCGAGCGAGCGCGCAGGCAATTCGCCGCTGGTTCGCGAGGCACTCGATCTGGCCAAAGCCAAGGGCAAGGAAGTCAGCCCCGCGATGCTCGAAGGCTACGCCGCCGCCAAGGTGCTCGTCGAAGCCCTGCGCCGCGCAGGCCCCAAGCCCACGCGCGACAAGATCGGCCCTGCGCTGGAGTCCATGCAGAAGTTCGACATCGGCGGACTGGAAGTGAGCTACTCCGCAGACGACCACACCGGACTGGACTTCGCAGATCTGTCCATCGTCGGCACGGATGGGAAATTCCGCCGTTGA